One stretch of Tenacibaculum sp. MAR_2010_89 DNA includes these proteins:
- a CDS encoding serine hydrolase domain-containing protein, with translation MKKINILILIIIVLFTSCKKEQESTQNTEQNFLNTAIESYLKDQKKIHEIPGFALAVIKNNKTIYKGYFGVENIETNKKVDASTIFPVFSVTKLIAATTIFKLIEEGKLTLEDTIGQYIDDLPLTWQSVTIANLLTHSSGLPDFFSNNKELTDNEMFSLIKQKELLFTQGNEWKYTQTNYWFLAKIIHKVTSVPFDSYVLNTQFENAKNPVFFSMDFKNRVKNRVLEYMYNNETNQQEADEVLFKGKRGDAAGGLNISLDDFILWNQNFDKNSIITPTTKEKMWQPFKYNNPEDEFLHGWGLYNLNNTDSYGFTGGLKTGFRKFIKNDMTIIFLSNGFKYYPTHNIIIDHIAGMVDENLLDKGSLINEKLSNTFLKETTEKAILEFKKIKTANPNTNLESALNRIGYVFLRSNSLEKAITVFKLNTQEYPISGNVFDSLGEAYFVSEMYKLSKENYKKSLVLDPKNENAKMMLEKIEKLTAKN, from the coding sequence ATGAAAAAAATAAACATACTTATATTAATAATAATTGTTCTTTTTACTTCTTGTAAAAAAGAACAAGAATCAACTCAAAATACTGAGCAAAATTTTTTAAATACTGCAATAGAGAGTTATTTAAAAGATCAAAAAAAAATCCACGAAATTCCTGGTTTTGCACTAGCAGTTATAAAAAATAATAAAACAATTTACAAAGGATACTTTGGAGTTGAAAATATAGAAACTAATAAAAAAGTTGATGCATCAACAATTTTCCCTGTGTTTTCTGTTACTAAGTTAATTGCAGCAACAACCATTTTTAAATTAATAGAAGAAGGGAAATTGACTTTAGAAGATACTATAGGACAGTATATAGACGATTTACCTTTAACATGGCAAAGTGTTACTATAGCAAACTTATTAACTCATTCTTCTGGTTTACCTGATTTCTTTTCTAATAATAAAGAACTTACTGATAACGAAATGTTTTCATTGATAAAACAAAAAGAATTACTATTTACTCAAGGAAATGAATGGAAATATACTCAAACGAATTATTGGTTTTTAGCAAAAATAATACATAAAGTTACCAGTGTTCCTTTTGATTCTTATGTGTTAAACACTCAATTTGAAAATGCAAAAAATCCTGTTTTCTTTTCAATGGATTTTAAAAATCGTGTGAAAAATCGTGTACTGGAGTATATGTATAATAATGAAACGAATCAACAAGAGGCTGATGAAGTTTTGTTTAAAGGAAAAAGGGGAGATGCAGCTGGCGGATTAAATATTAGTTTAGATGATTTTATTTTATGGAATCAAAATTTTGACAAGAACTCTATCATAACCCCTACTACAAAAGAAAAAATGTGGCAGCCTTTTAAATATAATAATCCTGAAGATGAGTTTTTACATGGTTGGGGACTTTATAATTTAAATAATACTGATTCTTATGGATTTACAGGTGGACTTAAAACTGGTTTTAGAAAATTTATTAAAAATGATATGACAATTATATTCTTATCTAACGGATTTAAATATTATCCAACTCATAATATTATAATTGATCATATAGCAGGAATGGTAGATGAGAATTTATTGGATAAAGGTTCTTTGATTAATGAAAAACTATCTAATACATTTTTAAAAGAAACTACAGAAAAGGCAATACTTGAGTTTAAAAAGATTAAAACAGCAAATCCAAATACAAATTTAGAAAGTGCTTTAAATCGTATTGGATATGTTTTTTTAAGAAGCAATAGTTTAGAAAAAGCAATTACAGTTTTTAAATTAAATACCCAAGAATATCCAATATCTGGAAATGTATTTGATAGTTTAGGAGAAGCGTATTTTGTTTCTGAAATGTACAAGCTATCTAAAGAAAATTACAAGAAGTCATTAGTATTAGATCCAAAGAATGAAAATGCTAAAATGATGTTAGAAAAAATAGAAAAATTAACTGCTAAAAACTAA
- a CDS encoding ABC transporter ATP-binding protein yields the protein MIKITDLVKVYRTEEVETTALNKLSLEVKEGEFVSIMGASGCGKSTLLNIIGLLDAPDDGSYVFDTTEVANFNERERAGLRKANIGFVFQNFNLIDELTVYENVELPLIYNKVKASERKKRVNEILEKIGIAHRAKHFPLQLSGGQQQRVAVARALVTNPKLILADEPTGNLDSKSGNDVMELLTELHASGATIVMVTHSSYDAQFSTRIITLKDGEIISQKVNEHKVDVLVQ from the coding sequence ATGATTAAAATAACAGATTTAGTAAAAGTATACAGAACTGAAGAAGTAGAAACAACTGCTTTAAATAAATTAAGTTTAGAGGTTAAAGAAGGAGAATTTGTTTCTATAATGGGAGCTTCAGGTTGTGGAAAATCTACTTTATTAAATATAATTGGACTATTAGATGCACCTGATGATGGGAGCTATGTATTTGATACTACTGAGGTAGCTAATTTTAATGAAAGAGAAAGAGCTGGGTTACGAAAAGCTAATATTGGTTTTGTTTTTCAAAACTTTAATTTAATAGATGAATTAACAGTATATGAAAATGTAGAATTGCCATTGATTTATAATAAAGTAAAAGCATCAGAAAGAAAAAAACGTGTCAATGAAATTTTAGAAAAAATTGGTATTGCCCATAGGGCAAAACACTTTCCATTACAACTATCAGGAGGGCAACAACAAAGAGTAGCAGTTGCTAGAGCTTTAGTAACAAACCCCAAATTAATTTTAGCTGATGAACCAACGGGCAATTTAGATAGTAAAAGCGGAAATGATGTAATGGAATTATTAACTGAATTACATGCTTCAGGAGCTACTATAGTTATGGTAACACATTCTTCTTATGATGCACAATTTTCAACAAGAATAATCACTTTGAAAGATGGTGAGATTATTTCTCAAAAAGTAAATGAGCATAAAGTAGATGTTTTAGTGCAGTAG
- a CDS encoding efflux RND transporter periplasmic adaptor subunit produces the protein MDKQIQTKNKKTKKMLLWGLPLVLLAGITFMNVTRKNQVNLKRDSLSIRKVTKGDFEDVLLFNSTIEPKTSVLINVIQGGSVSEIFVESGQMIKKGTPLLKVYNPNAELNYLTQETAIVEQINNLRNIRVNITNQQLNLDQQLLRINNDFKNAKRQYSLDTTLYKKGVVAKNEYQKSVQEYTFQKERSGVIKKSVGEEKKNRGIQLARINSSIANMQKSLNLLRKNKENFIVKAPVDGFLSSFNPILGESYTQGQFVGKVDVLNGYKLVAKVDEYYISKLNEGVKGNVSVNKVTYAIKLAKIYSEVVNGRFTVELKFEKDSLTNDLKRGMSLKSKLFLSNNSKALLISKGQFYQNTNGKWAFVLSSDNKAVKRKITIGRENPFYYEVLGGLKEGDRIITSSYDAFKDVEEVNIQ, from the coding sequence ATGGATAAGCAAATACAAACGAAAAATAAAAAAACAAAAAAAATGTTACTTTGGGGATTACCATTAGTATTATTAGCAGGAATTACATTTATGAATGTAACCCGTAAAAATCAAGTCAACTTAAAAAGAGATTCATTAAGTATAAGAAAAGTTACTAAAGGAGATTTTGAAGATGTACTTTTATTTAATAGTACAATTGAACCTAAAACGTCTGTTTTAATTAATGTAATTCAAGGAGGTTCAGTTTCTGAAATTTTTGTTGAAAGCGGACAAATGATTAAAAAAGGAACACCTCTTTTAAAAGTGTATAATCCAAATGCTGAATTAAACTATTTGACCCAAGAGACAGCAATCGTTGAACAAATTAATAATTTGAGAAACATTAGAGTTAATATAACCAATCAGCAATTAAATTTAGATCAGCAATTATTGAGAATTAATAATGATTTTAAAAATGCGAAACGACAATATAGTTTAGATACCACATTATATAAAAAAGGAGTAGTAGCAAAAAATGAATACCAAAAGTCGGTTCAAGAATATACTTTTCAAAAAGAACGAAGTGGAGTAATAAAGAAGAGTGTAGGAGAAGAGAAAAAAAATAGAGGCATTCAATTGGCAAGAATCAATTCTTCAATTGCTAACATGCAAAAAAGTTTAAATTTACTTAGAAAAAATAAAGAAAATTTTATTGTTAAAGCTCCAGTTGATGGCTTCTTATCTTCATTTAACCCTATTTTAGGAGAGAGTTATACACAAGGACAGTTTGTTGGAAAGGTAGATGTACTAAATGGTTATAAATTAGTAGCTAAAGTAGATGAATATTATATATCAAAACTTAATGAAGGAGTTAAAGGAAATGTTAGTGTTAATAAAGTAACGTATGCTATTAAATTAGCAAAAATTTATTCTGAAGTAGTTAATGGAAGATTTACTGTTGAATTAAAATTTGAAAAAGACTCGTTAACCAATGATTTAAAAAGAGGAATGTCTTTAAAAAGTAAATTATTCCTTTCAAATAATAGTAAAGCTTTATTAATATCTAAAGGTCAATTTTATCAAAACACAAACGGTAAATGGGCTTTTGTTTTGAGTTCAGATAATAAAGCTGTAAAAAGAAAAATTACAATAGGAAGAGAAAATCCTTTTTATTATGAAGTTTTAGGAGGTTTAAAAGAAGGAGATAGAATAATTACATCTAGTTATGATGCTTTTAAAGATGTAGAAGAGGTTAATATTCAGTAG